A DNA window from Daucus carota subsp. sativus chromosome 3, DH1 v3.0, whole genome shotgun sequence contains the following coding sequences:
- the LOC108212392 gene encoding uncharacterized protein LOC108212392 — MAPKRARGRPTNNRENAEEGNRNANQNLDIAQLLELVRQQTATIAQQQQLLQQMQPPQPPPGNVTTFKTFQSVKPPEFKGTQDPVEAHAWLKEMEKAFALTNVGDNQKVEYAAYFLKGESNYWWETAKALEPEGIITWDRFKRMFLDKYFPRYMQTQMEMKFFELKQDNMTVGEYEKKFTELSRFMGEYVDSEEKRAKRFQQGLKPWLRSRVAAFELTTYDEVVQKAMVIEGESE, encoded by the coding sequence ATGGCACCTAAAAGAGCTCGAGGAAGACCCACTAATAACCGAGAAAATGCAGAAGAAGGAAACCGAAACGCGAACCAGAACCTTGACATAGCACAACTTCTAGAACTGGTACGCCAACAAACAGCCACTATtgcccaacaacaacaacttcttcaacaaaTGCAACCACCACAACCACCTCCAGGAAATGTCACCACTTTCAAAACCTTCCAATCCGTAAAACCCCCGGAATTCAAAGGAACTCAAGATCCGGTTGAAGCTCATGCTTGGTTAaaagagatggagaaggcttttgcCTTGACAAATGTTGGAGATAATCAGAAGGTGGAGTATGCTGCTTATTTTCTTAAAGGAGAATCGAACTATTGGTGGGAAACAGCAAAAGCTTTAGAACCCGAAGGAATTATTACTTGGGACAGATTTAAGAGAATGTTTTTGGATAAGTACTTTCCTCGCTATATGCAAACACAAATGGagatgaagttctttgaattaaaaCAAGATAATATGACAGTTGGGGAGTATGAGAAGAAGTTCACTGAACTATCTAGATTTATGGGAGAGTATGTTGATTCTGAAGAGAagagagcgaagagatttcaacaaggactaAAGCCGTGGTTGAGAAGTCGGGTGGCAGCTTTTGAATTGACTACTTATGATGAAGTAGTTCAAaaagcaatggtaattgaaggcgAAAGTGAGTAG